Proteins co-encoded in one Malus domestica chromosome 09, GDT2T_hap1 genomic window:
- the LOC103421444 gene encoding exocyst complex component EXO70C2: MEKNLPEKDDQPKPDVPPPDSSSAAAMPKPNDDNKSATTTNPDGDDRKSADIKPVDDQKSSNPTAEVHDEHNSTAKLDDPNVSDVNPSETKVYQGNEGDDPDYELKSFSSMRVNSKRVKDFNAENVEDQSDPLPVLDEDPVLEPEPEPEEDPTLDKVSEDLDRCISCLPESQKNENDVVDGVSFPDELPKLVGKFLNLVEDEVVSKRDSGDAKVKWCQEPENDALFLDSLDRIRRLSKYLSFLGLKFEESHGALINRLGSIQHRALLYLEEEFRILLEESRTCTITDSVCGSDHKDNKDHKDSKDHSTKGGNNNNDSNKQQDQQDQESSGGALPDQAESGGGGDELQADQFLGYAQEVVNNLNKIAKEMISGGYETECCEVYMISRRYLFGETLHELGLEKHSLDDIQKMHWESLERDIISWVKALKECATVYFSGERRLVEAVFADYPSISSSLFSNLAGGVMIQLLNFAEGIAISKRSAEKLFKTLDMYEALREVVPKMDTLFPVNCVNELKHETSTARTRLGEAAICTFCDLENSIKAETGRNPVPGGAVHPLTRYTINYLRYACEYKDTLELVFREHSKIERADSTSGPHRGEYEAGEGSGNTSENQSPFHLQLMRVMDLLDSNLETKAKLYKDVALSSIFMMNNGRYILQKIKGSAEINLLMGDTWYRRRSSDLRQYHKNYQRETWNRLLQCLNPEGLSVNGKVAKPVLKERFKSFNALFDEIHKTQSTWVVSDEQLQSELRVSISAVMIPAYRAFLGRFSQVFDAGRQTEKYIKFQPEDIETYIDELFDGNPNSSVFRKKP; this comes from the coding sequence ATGGAAAAGAACCTTCCGGAGAAAGACGACCAGCCCAAACCCGACGTACCGCCACCGGACTCCTCCTCCGCCGCTGCAATGCCAAAGCCTAATGACGATAACAAGTCCGCTACTACTACAAATCCCGATGGAGACGATCGTAAGTCCGCTGACATAAAGCCAGTTGATGATCAGAAGTCGTCTAATCCAACGGCTGAGGTTCACGATGAGCATAATTCGACTGCAAAGCTTGACGATCCGAATGTTAGTGATGTGAATCCATCTGAGACCAAAGTTTATCAGGGGAACGAAGGTGATGACCCGGATTACGAGTTGAAAAGTTTCAGCAGTATGAGGGTCAATAGTAAGAGGGTGAAGGATTTTAACGCTGAGAATGTTGAAGATCAGAGCGATCCACTTCCGGTACTGGATGAAGACCCGGTTCTGGAACCCGAACCAGAACCGGAAGAGGATCCGACCCTCGACAAGGTCTCGGAGGATCTCGACCGCTGCATCTCGTGTCTGCCTGAAtcccaaaaaaatgaaaacgacGTCGTGGACGGTGTCAGCTTTCCAGATGAGCTTCCGAAGCTGGTGGGAAAGTTCTTGAATCTGGTTGAGGATGAGGTGGTGTCGAAACGCGACTCCGGCGACGCTAAGGTGAAGTGGTGTCAGGAGCCTGAGAACGACGCATTGTTTCTGGATTCTCTGGATCGGATACGGAGGCTGAGCAAGTATCTCTCTTTCCTCGGATTGAAATTCGAAGAGAGTCACGGGGCGTTGATCAACCGCCTCGGAAGCATTCAGCACAGAGCGTTGCTGTATCTGGAAGAGGAATTCAGAATTCTTCTAGAAGAATCTAGAACCTGCACCATCACTGACTCTGTATGCGGCAGCGATCATAAAGACAATAAAGATCACAAAGATAGCAAAGACCATAGTACGAAGGGCGGGAATAATAACAACGACAGCAATAAGCAGCAGGATCAACAAGATCAAGAGAGCAGCGGCGGCGCATTGCCAGATCAGGCTGAGTCGGGTGGCGGCGGAGATGAACTACAAGCCGATCAGTTTCTTGGATATGCTCAAGAGGTGGTGAACAATCTGAACAAGATAGCCAAAGAGATGATATCAGGCGGATACGAAACAGAGTGTTGTGAGGTTTACATGATCTCGAGAAGGTACCTGTTCGGTGAGACTCTGCACGAATTGGGATTAGAGAAGCACAGCCTCGACGACATTCAGAAAATGCATTGGGAATCGCTCGAGAGAGATATCATCTCGTGGGTGAAGGCCTTAAAGGAATGCGCCACTGTCTACTTCTCCGGCGAGCGAAGGCTCGTCGAGGCGGTGTTCGCCGACTACCCGTCGATATCGTCGAGCCTGTTCAGCAATTTGGCTGGAGGAGTGATGATACAGCTTCTCAATTTTGCTGAAGGAATCGCGATATCGAAGCGGTCGGCGGAAAAGCTGTTCAAGACGCTGGACATGTACGAGGCGTTGCGGGAGGTGGTCCCCAAAATGGACACCTTGTTTCCGGTGAACTGCGTGAACGAGCTGAAGCACGAGACCTCCACCGCCCGGACCCGCCTTGGCGAGGCGGCGATTTGTACTTTCTGTGACCTGGAGAATTCGATTAAGGCCGAGACAGGTCGAAACCCGGTTCCGGGAGGGGCAGTCCATCCGCTGACCCGTTACACGATAAACTACCTTAGGTACGCGTGCGAGTACAAGGACACGCTGGAATTGGTTTTTAGAGAGCACTCGAAGATCGAGCGCGCAGATTCGACGAGTGGGCCTCATCGCGGCGAGTACGAGGCAGGGGAGGGATCCGGGAACACCAGTGAGAACCAATCGCCGTTTCACTTGCAGCTGATGCGCGTGATGGACTTGCTGGACTCGAATCTGGAGACGAAGGCGAAGCTGTACAAAGACGTGGCGCTGAGCTCCATCTTCATGATGAACAACGGGCGGTACATCCTGCAGAAGATCAAAGGGTCGGCGGAGATCAACTTGCTTATGGGCGACACGTGGTATCGTCGGCGGTCGTCAGATCTAAGGCAGTACCACAAAAATTACCAGAGGGAGACATGGAACCGGCTGCTGCAGTGCTTGAACCCCGAGGGGCTGAGCGTGAACGGGAAGGTGGCAAAGCCGGTGTTGAAGGAGAGGTTCAAGAGCTTCAACGCGTTGTTCGATGAGATCCACAAGACGCAGAGCACGTGGGTGGTGAGCGACGAGCAGCTGCAGTCGGAGCTGAGGGTTTCGATATCGGCGGTGATGATTCCGGCATACCGGGCGTTCTTGGGGCGGTTCTCGCAGGTGTTTGACGCGGGTAGGCAAACAGAGAAGTACATAAAATTCCAGCCGGAGGATATAGAGACGTACATTGATGAGCTATTTGATGGAAACCCCAACTCCTCCGTATTCAGGAAGAAACCATAA
- the LOC103421443 gene encoding uncharacterized protein produces MRYGVWGRRRVSVGSILIVCALCAGMGLLMLNLRQVDPPTSPDFYMQIENLGSDSDSENGGGVERETEPQGKSKRKSSSCATVEEMGKEFGGGGFWEESLRVRKFIQHHFDLNGASRVRNLPPAQFCRHGFVMGKASEAGFGNEMYKILSGAALSIMLNRSLIIGQTRGKFPFGDYISYSKFSFTMREIKHLWRLNKCVKKYGRQLVMRTDDFEKPAQTNVLCSNWMKWKQPIIWFQGTNDAVAAQFFLKNIHPKMRNAASALFGKPEVLHSRPNVFGELMRVLITPSEDVQEAVNWVLGGAEPDISLHMRMLMNKSVRAAQAAVNCIKKAVHNLGKSPKPRVVLVSDNPSLVKSITPNINKFAEVIHFDYELFKGNISNGRKGLHSLEFRVKDWGPAPRWVAFVDFFLASRAKHAVVSGAHRRVGTTYAQLIAALAAANSLGDEPTGSSFAFLSSFQGDLLRGGLRFQIGWGHVWNRFAGPLGCHGQPNQCAFTPLLPPAWWDGLWQSPLPRDIKRLAEYGIELSGFGTINENHLQSFCRSKKVVVKTIPFLL; encoded by the exons ATGAGATATGGCGTTTGGGGTAGGAGGAGGGTGTCCGTCGGATCAATTCTGATAGTCTGTGCGTTGTGTGCTGGAATGGGGCTGTTGATGCTCAACTTACGACAAGTCGATCCTCCGACGAGCCCCGATTTCTATATGCAAATTGAAAATTTGGGTTCGGATTCAGATTCTGAAAACGGCGGCGGAGTTGAGCGGGAGACGGAGCCGCAGGGCAAGAGTAAGAGAAAATCGAGCTCGTGCGCGACGGTGGAGGAGATGGGAAAGGAGTTCGGGGGAGGAGGGTTTTGGGAGGAGAGTCTCAGAGTCAGGAAGTTTATTCAGCATCACTTTGACTTGAATG GTGCTTCCAGGGTAAGAAATCTTCCACCGGCACAGTTTTGTCGGCACGGATTTGTGATGGGTAAAGCATCAGAGGCGGGTTTCGGGAACGAAATGTACAAAATCTTAAGCGGTGCCGCGTTGAGTATAATGTTGAACCGGTCCCTCATCATTGGGCAGACCAG GGGAAAATTCCCTTTCGGGGATTACATTTCTTATTCCAAATTTTCCTTTACGATGAGAGAAATTAAGCATCTGTGGAGACTTAATAAATGTGTGAAGAAGTATGGGAGGCAACTGGTTATGAGGACTGATGACTTTGAGAAGCCAGCACAAACAAACGTTCTGTGTAGCAACTGGATGAAATGGAAGCAGCCGATTATATG GTTCCAAGGTACGAATGATGCTGTGGCAGCCCAGTTTTTCTTGAAGAACATCCACCCTAAGATGAGGAATGCTGCTTCTGCCTTATTTGGGAAGCCAGAGGTTCTCCATTCTCGGCCTAATGTATTTGGGGAGCTGATGAGAGTGCTTATAACCCCTTCTGAGGATGTCCAGGAAGCAGTCAATTGGGTTCTTGGTGGAGCTGAACCTGATATTTCACTGCACATGCGAATGCTCATGAATAA GTCTGTGAGAGCTGCACAGGCAGCAGTGAACTGCATCAAAAAAGCCGTGCACAATCTTGGCAAATCCCCAAAGCCTAGGGTGGTGTTAGTGTCTGACAATCCCTCTCTTGTGAAAAGTATTACaccaaatataaataaatttgcAGAG GTTATTCACTTTGATTATGAACTTTTCAAAGGAAATATATCCAATGGCCGTAAAGGATTGCACAGTTTAGAGTTTAGAGTGAAAGATTGGGGTCCAGCGCCGAGATGGGTTGCCTTTGTGGACTTCTTTCTTGCATCACGGGCAAAACATGCTGTTGTGTCTGGGGCTCACAGGCGTGTTGGGACTACCTATGCTCAGTTAATTGCTGCACTGGCTGCCGCAAACAGTCTTG GCGACGAACCAACTGGTTCAAGTTTTGCATTCTTAAGTAGCTTCCAAGGTGATTTGCTGAGAGGAGGTTTAAGGTTTCAGATTGGTTGGGGGCATGTGTGGAACAGATTTGCAGGTCCCCTTGGTTGCCATGGCCAGCCTAATCAATGTGCTTTCACACCACTTCTCCCTCCGGCGTGGTGGGATGGTCTTTGGCAGTCCCCGCTTCCTAGGGATATCAAGAGGCTGGCCGAGTACGGCATTGAGC
- the LOC103442707 gene encoding GRAS family protein RAM1-like, which yields MINTHCGSMGSIKSENSCSSDLKPPSPTESTTMSMSISESKKITIPPSSELDQQSTLTPPSLNFPTLKFELDDVEVQSPDHSIWESLFSEQFETDFMILSPVPNNMPNSPQNGGSATHQNYNYNYAQSMQGQSLSGCSSPRFSPHLGAFSSTHNPKGKGLSPLRRVFNSPVNQYMEPADQNTQSLPVPVSIEDFLDDYERDGFIAAFPTTASSKISGSSSQSYNHHDHLPASSTVPSATLDCMPMYNSSRFSRSASEASLVTAGNSQLTQERSSGSGYQQMSGAPLSQQLQQERMQEKQQQPQKQHHHQPQQQQNLHYNMMAPAIPMAHEQEQDSGLQLLHLLLVCAEAVAKEDYMLARRYLHHLNRVVTPLGDSMQRVASCFTDALSARLAATLTTNPRASAPQPFSPFPPNSLEILKIYQIVYQACPYIKFAHFTANQAIFEAFESEERVHVIDLDILQGYQWPAFMQALAARPSGAPFLRITGVGPCIEAVKETGRCLTELALSLHVPFEFHAVGEQLEDLKPHMFNRRIGEALAVNTVNRLHRVPVNYLGNLLAMIRDQAPNIVTLVEQEASHNGPYFLGRFLEALHYYSAIFDSLDATFPPDSAQRAKVEQYIFAPEIRNIVACEGAERTERHERLEKWRKVMESKGFKSVALSANAVTQSKILLGLYSCDGYRMTEDNGCLLLGWQDRSIMAASAWRC from the exons ATGATCAATACTCATTGTGGAAGCATGGGGTCTATCAAGAGTGAGAACTCATGCAGCTCCGACCTCAAACCCCCGTCTCCGACTGAATCCACGACGATGTCTATGTCCATATCAGAATCTAAGAAAATCACAATTCCTCCATCCTCAGAGTTGGATCAGCAGAGCACCCTAACTCCGCCGAGCCTCAACTTTCCAACGCTCAAGTTCGAGCTAGACGATGTTGAAGTCCAATCTCCCGACCATTCCATCTGGGAGTCTTTGTTCTCCGAGCAATTCGAAACCGATTTTATGATCTTGTCGCCCGTCCCAAACAACATGCCGAACTCTCCCCAAAACGGTGGTTCTGCAACTCATCagaattacaattacaattacgcTCAGTCCATGCAAGGGCAGAGCCTCTCGGGCTGCTCTTCCCCTAGGTTTTCGCCGCACCTCGGAGCATTCAGCAGCACCCATAACCCTAAAGGCAAAGGACTCAGCCCGCTCCGTAGGGTTTTCAACTCTCCTGTTAACCAGTACATGGAGCCGGCTGATCAGAACACGCAGTCACTCCCTGTTCCTGTTTCCATCGAAGACTTCTTGGACGATTATGAACGTGACGGATTCATAGCCGCATTCCCAACAACAGCATCGTCCAAGATATCAGGAAGCTCGTCACAGTCTTACAATCATCACGATCACTTGCCAGCATCATCGACAGTTCCATCCGCCACGTTGGACTGCATGCCGATGTATAACTCTTCGAGGTTTAGTAGATCGGCGAGTGAAGCGTCGTTGGTTACGGCTGGTAATTCTCAGCTGACACAAGAGAGAAGCAGCGGTAGCGGTTATCAGCAGATGAGCGGCGCGCCACTTTCACAACAATTGCAACAAGAACGCATGCAAGAGAAGCAGCAACAGCCGCAAAAACAACACCACCAccaaccccaacaacaacagAACCTTCATTATAATATGATGGCGCCTGCTATCCCTATGGCACATGAGCAG GAACAAGATAGCGGGCTCCAATTGCTTCACCTCCTTCTTGTTTGCGCCGAGGCGGTTGCAAAAGAAGACTACATGTTAGCAAGAAGGTACCTCCACCACCTGAACCGAGTGGTGACGCCACTAGGCGATTCCATGCAGCGTGTTGCTTCATGCTTCACAGATGCCCTAAGCGCACGCCTGGCCGCCACTCTAACCACAAACCCTAGGGCTTCCGCCCCACAACCCTTCTCTCCGTTCCCTCCAAACTCGCTTGAAATCCTCAAAATCTACCAAATCGTCTACCAAGCCTGCCCCTACATCAAATTCGCACACTTCACCGCCAACCAAGCCATCTTCGAGGCGTTCGAGTCTGAAGAACGTGTACACGTCATCGACCTAGATATTCTTCAAGGGTATCAGTGGCCGGCTTTCATGCAGGCCTTAGCTGCCCGCCCCAGCGGGGCTCCCTTTCTCCGCATAACAGGGGTGGGCCCCTGCATAGAGGCAGTGAAAGAGACTGGCCGGTGTTTGACAGAACTAGCCCTATCTCTTCACGTCCCGTTTGAGTTCCATGCAGTTGGGGAGCAACTTGAAGATCTCAAGCCACACATGTTCAACCGGAGGATTGGCGAAGCGCTGGCTGTAAACACGGTGAACCGACTCCACCGAGTTCCGGTCAATTACCTCGGGAACTTGCTAGCCATGATCCGTGACCAAGCACCCAACATTGTGACATTGGTGGAACAAGAAGCGAGTCATAACGGGCCCTACTTTTTGGGCAGGTTTCTCGAGGCTTTACATTACTACTCGGCGATTTTCGACTCGTTAGATGCGACCTTTCCGCCGGACTCGGCGCAGAGGGCGAAGGTGGAGCAGTACATATTTGCGCCTGAGATCCGGAACATCGTGGCGTGTGAAGGGGCGGAGCGGACGGAGAGGCACGAGAGGttggagaagtggaggaaggtGATGGAGAGTAAAGGGTTTAAGAGCGTGGCGCTGAGTGCGAACGCGGTGACTCAGTCGAAGATATTGCTAGGGTTGTATTCTTGCGACGGGTATAGGATGACGGAGGACAACGGTTGTTTGCTCTTGGGGTGGCAAGACAGGTCTATTATGGCTGCTTCTGCATGGAGATGCTGA
- the LOC103442111 gene encoding membrane-anchored ubiquitin-fold protein 4, translating into MPEEDLVELKFRLYDGSDIGPFRYSPASTVAMLKERIVAEWPKDKKIAPKGANDIKLINAGKILENNKTVAQCRAPFGELPSGIITMHVVVQPSIAKAKTEKKVDEVPRKSMCSCSIL; encoded by the exons ATGCCGGAGGAGGACCTGGTGGAGCTCAAGTTCCGTCTGTATGATGGATCGGATATCGGCCCGTTCCGGTACTCGCCGGCGTCCACTGTGGCAATGCTCAAGGAGAGAATCGTGGCCGAGTGGCCAAAAG ATAAAAAGATTGCACCAAAAGGAGCAAACGACATAAAATTGATAAATGCTGGGAAGATTTTGGAAAACAACAAGACTGTTGCCCAGTGTAGAGCACCATTTGGAGAGCTTCCAAGCGGGATTATCACCATGCATGTTGTTGTTCAGCCCTCTATAGCGAAAGCAAAAACAG AGAAGAAGGTTGATGAGGTCCCAAGGAAAAGCATGTGTTCTTGTTCGATATTGTAA